CCTGCCGAGCGACATTCCTGACACTTCACATTTTGTGAACGGTCAAACCGCGGTTCACGCGGCATGACCGCAACAGGAGGGTATATGCATAAGATGTTAGGAAGGCTGTTTCTGGCATTCGGGATTTTCCTGATCTGTTCAGTAAGCCCCGCAAATGCGCAAGCAACAAGGACGTGGGTCTCCGGGGTGGGCGACGATGCCAACCCTTGCAGCCGCACCGCCCCCTGCAAGACCTTCGCCGGAGCCATCTCCAAAACGGCGGCGGGCGGGTCGATCAACACACTTGATCCTGGCGGCTTCGGCACCGTGACCATTACGAAATCGATAACGATCCGTTCGGACGGAATAGAGGCGGGCGTTCTCGCATTCAGCACCACTGGCGTCATCATCAATGCTGGGCTCACCGACCGCATTGTCCTCGAAGGGCTCGATATCGACGGCGGTAACCCTGGTATTGATGGCGTCAGGATCCTCAAAGCAGGCGAAGTCATTATCAATGACTGCGTCATCCGCAATTTCACCAATGCAAGTTCAGGTGCTGGCGTGAATATCAACTCGCCAACCAAGGTTCGGGTGACGATTACGGACACTCTTATCAACAACAACCTCTATGGCGTGCGAATCCAGTCCAATACAACCAATGATGCGCATTTGAAGATGTTCGACTCATTGCTGGTCGCCAACAGCACCGCAGGTATCAGCGTCGCCGGCACCGGAAACGATGCCCTAATCTCCGGAAACAGGTTCATAGGTCCTAAATCGCTGGAGATATTGAGCGGCGCACAAGTCACTTCCTATGGCGACAATGTGCTCACCAGCGGCAACCCGCCGACCACTACGCTTCCCCGGAGCTGATCGCGCCGATCGCTCAAGCCATGCTCGAAAAACCACCGCCGTTCATCGGATCGGCGGTGGTTTTTCCTGCGCCTGATCGCTTCCCGGCCGGAATGGATCATGCATTGGGTAACGGATGTGCGATCGTGTATGCTCGGCCAGTTCGTCCATTTCCTCACGTAACAGATCATATATCAGCGCTCGATCCTCATCGCGCGGCTCGCAGGGATAAGGGATCGCCGGGCGCCGGTGCTCCCATGCCGGAGGCATCGGCGGAAATCCGTCAATGCCGAGAAAATCACTGATCGACGCCAATATGCCGGATTGGTCCCTGGCGAACGCCTCCGCCGTCAGCAGCAGCAATTGATCTCGCGGAAACAGCGCCAATATCCGACGCAACTGGCTCCCGTAACGCCCACGCCCGACATAACTGAAATAGCGGCGCTCTACGGCGTCAGGCGGCAGTCCTTCCAGCCGATGGCGTTCAGTGCGTATAGCGCTGGCAAAGGACAATGTCTCTTTCCCACGGGCATATTGCATACACCAATGCGACCAAGCCCGCTCGAATGGGTCTCGAAACAGCAGGATAATCCTGGCGTCGGGATTATATCGCTGCAACCGATCCATGGACTGCGGCCAGAATGAGTAGGCAGGCGTGACCTCGAAGCGCATTCCGTCCCCGCTCCCGGTATAGAAGCGCGCCAGCTCGCCATAATCGGGCGCCGCCCAGTCGCGGCGCTCATCGTCAAAGAAATGCAGTTCCTTGCGGGAAGGGGCCGCAAGTTGGGGATGGTTTTCCAGCAACCCGAAGAGGCTGGTGGTTCCGGCCTTCTGGACACCAGCGACGAAGCAATCGATGCGCTTGTCGGACACGCCCTTCCCTTCCTGTCCGGTTCACCCGCGACCCTATTCTTGAGCAGGGGGCCAGCACTGTCAAAAGAAAGGGCGACGCACGAACAAACCGCTCCCGCGCCGGCATCTCACCCCTTACTCTGGGATGATGCGGCGGCGCATCCGGCTATCATACGCAGGAATAGACCAACAGTCTTAGATGGGGCGATGAGAAATAATGGTGCCCGGGGACGGAGTCGAACCGCCGACACTGCGATTTTCAGTCGCATGCTCTACCAACTGAGCTACCCGGGCACGGATCTCGGCGGAGGGTCCGCCGGATGGAGGCGTGCCTATAAGCGTCAATCCGGCTCGCTGTCCAGCCCATAATTGCCATTTTTTTGCGCCGCTTCGTCGGCCGGCGGCCCCGGTACGCGATAGCCATCCCCCAGCCATTGCAGGAGGTCGCGGTCGCGGCAGGCCGGGCCACAGAAAGGGCGCGTCTGTGGCTGCGAAGGCTGGCCGCAGATCGGGCAGGAGGCGGATTTAGGCGACATGCCCGGCCGATATGGAAAGCGCTGCGTCGGCCTGCAAGGTCACGGCCCCACCACGACGACGGGCAAGCTGTTCGATCCAGTCCGGCTGCTTGTGCAACAGGTCGATGATGGTGGGCGCAGCGGTGATCGTCGCCGGACCGCCCTGACCATGCCGTTCGGCGCGGCGCAACAGGACGAGCGCGGCGGTCAGCACCGGGTTTTCCCGCAGTAGCTCCATCAGGTTCGCGCGCTCACGGCGACGGATGATCTGGAGGAAGCCGAAGCCGTTCACCGCCGTCCGCTCGAACGGCAGCGGCAGATATTTGTCGATCTGCGCGGCGGCGATCATCCGCTCGTCCTTGTTGTTCATCGTCGGCAGGTCGATGCCGATCGAACCGCTCAACCCCATGCGACGGATCGCCTGGGCAGCAAGCTTCGCACCCTTGGGGCCGAGCTGGGCGGGCGGCAGCGATCCGTCCACGTCGATCAGCAGCATGGCGGGGGTCAGATAGAGGCGCAGCGCCGCAGCCTCCGTGCCGATCTCCCCGCTGATCGCCTCTTCCATCAACTCGCCCCAACCATGCGCCTCCAGACGGTCCTCCTCATGCGCAGGGCAGGGAAGGACGGGAATACCGGTGGCACGGATACGCTGAAGCAGGCTGGGACCAGGATGCGGCTTGATGCCCGGTTGGGGTACGCGGCCCTTCGCACGCTTGGGCCGTCCCTCTTCGGCGATAGCTTCGCGCAGGATTTCGACCAGGACGTTCGCGCCTTCAGCCAGCTTGGGCGGAATGGGTTCCAGCAGCACCTCCTCGCCCGATATCAGGCGGACGATGCCGCGCCTCTTCGGAATAACGGTCGCGATCAGGCGCCCCTGCACCACCGCGCCGGCGCGGGCGGCATCGCCCTCCCGCTCGATCAGCGCTTCGACCAGGCGGCCACGTTCGATCAGTGCGGCTCGCGCCTCGCCAATCCCTTCTTCATAGAGCCATTCGGCCATGTGCGTTCCTAGTCGCTTGTTCCTGTGGCCAGTCCCGACACATAGGACCGGAGCTAACCCATTTTGCCGTTTGCCGTGATTTCCGAGCCGTGGAATGTCCCATTCCACTCGAAATCACTTCAGTCGAGAGGATAGCCCGCCGCTTTCAACAGCAGGCGGGTTTCGTAAAGCGGCAGGCCCATGATCGCGCTGTGGCTGCCCTGGATGGCGCGGATCAGGCCGGCGGCGCGGCCCTGGATGGCATAGCCGCCCGCCTTGCCGCGCCATTCGTCGCTCGCGATATAGCGATCAATCTCGGCCTGCTCCAGCCGTTTGAAGATGACGACATTGTCGGAAAGCCGGTGCCGCGCCCGGCCATCCGCATCGATCAGCGTGATCGCGCTGAACACCCTATGGCGACGACCCGACAATAGAGTGAGGCAGGCGCGCGCCTCCTCCTCGCTTTCCGTCTTGGGGAGGATACGACGGCCGACAGCGACCACCGTGTCACCCGACAGGATCAAGGCGCCCGGATGGCGGGCCGCAACCAACGTACCCTTGTCGGCGGCGACGCGCGCTGCATAGGCAGCGGGCGGTTCGGCCTTCAGGGGCGTTTCGTCGATATCGGCGGGATCGACAGCGTCGGGGACGACGCCGATCAGGCCCAGAAGGTCACGCCGCCTGGGAGAAGCCGAAGCAAGGATGAGCCGCATCAGTCTTGCGGCTTATTTGAAGCGGTAGGTGATCCGACCCTTCGTCAGGTCGTAGGGGGTGAGTTCGACGAGTACCTCGTCGCCCACGAGCACGCGGATGCGGTTCTTGCGCATCTTTCCGGCCGTGTGGCCGAGAATTTCGTGATCATTTTCCAGCTTCACGCGGAACATGGCGTTGGGGAGAAGCTCCACAACCTGTCCGCGCATTTCAAGCAGTTCTTCTTTGGCCATAATATCCCGGATATGCGAAAAATCGCGCCGCCATAGCGCCAAACCGTACAAAATGAAAGTCAGGGTTGCGCGCCGAATATTTCTCCGGCCGCGTGAAGCGCCGCAAAGAGGGAATCGAGCTGGTCTGCATCGACACAATAAGGCGGCATTAGGTAAATAGTGTTGCCCAACGGCCGCAGCAAGAGGCCGCGTTCCAGAAAGAAAGCGCGCAGGCGCGGGGCAAGGTCGGAGAGATATCCAGCATCCGGCGCAACAAGATCGATCGCGGCGATCGCGCCCAGTTGGCGCGGATGAGCGAAGGCCGGATGCCGCGCCAGTTCATCGAGTCGCGTGGCCATGCCTTCGGCCAGCGCGGCGATGCGGCCCAGCACATCTTCCTCGCGCCAGATGGCGAGATTGGCGGCGGCGGCGGCGCAGGCGATGGCGTTCGCCGTATAGCTGGACGAATGGTAGAAAAGCCGCGCCCGGTCGGTCGAGCGATGCGCATCGAAGATCGGCGCGGTGGCGAGTGTCGCGGCGAGCGGGATGGCGCCGCCGGTAATGCCCTTGGCCACCGCCATGATGTCCGGCACGATGCCCGCCTGCTCGCAGGCGAAGAGCGTGCCGGTGCGGCCCCAGCCGGTCATCACCTCATCTGCGATGAACAGGACCCCATGCCTGCGGCAGATCGCCGCCATTTCGCGCAGGAGGGGGGCGGAGTAGACCAGCATCCCCCCCGCTCCCAGGATCAGCGGTTCGACGATGAAGGCGGCGGGCTTTTGGGCGCAGGCGGCTTCAAGTGCGTCAAGGCACGCCTGCTCGCGATCGTGCGCGGGAAAGGGAATGGTGTCGACGTCGAAAAGAAGCGGCGCCCAGGCAGCGTTGTAGACGCCGCGCGCGCCGACCGACATCGCGCCGATCGTGTCACCATGATAGCTATGCTCCAGCACCAGGATGCGGCTGCGCACCTCTTCCCGCCCGTCGAGCGCCAGATTATGCCAATAGCCAAGCGCCATCTTGAGCGCGACTTCGACGGCAGTCGATCCGCTGTCGGAATAGAAGACATGCTTGAGGGCGGGCTGGCCATCCGCGCACGGAGCCAGGTCGATCAGGCCGCGTGCAACCTCTTCGGCCGGGCCGTGCGTGTAGCCGGCGAAGATGAGCTGATCGAGCTGCGCGGCCTGACGGCCGATGGCGGCGGCGATGCGGGGATGGCAATGGCCATGGGTCGTCACCCACCAACTCGAAATGCCGTCGATCAGCGTTGCGCCATTGGCCAGGTGCAACACGGCGCCTTCGGCCCGGACGATATGGGGGATCGGCTCGTTCAGGCCATGCTGGGTGAAGGGGTGCCAGACGGGAGAGGTCATGCGGCGGCTTAATCGCCACCAGCGCGACGGACAAGGGGCCGCGTGCCAGGCGGAGGGTCGGGCAAAAGAAAGGCCGGGCTGCGACAGCAACCCGGCCTTTCCGTCCTTCGTGCCGAAGGCTTATTGCGGCGGCTGGGCCGGAGCGGCAGGATCAGCCGGTGCCGGCGTGGCCGGTGCGGCGGCCTGGATACGCTGCTGCAGCGCCGGATCGGCGGCGGCAGCCTGACCGATCTGGTTGAACTTTTCGGGCGGGATGCCCGAAGCCTGCAGCGCCGCGAGCATCTTGGGCTGCTTTTCCGTATCCGCGATCGAGCTGTCCTGCTGAATCTTGGTCACTGCCACCGCTGCGGCAGCGAACTGCTTGATGTCCGCCTCGCTGAAATTGCCGGCGCCGGCCGCTGGAGCCGGGGCGGCGGGTGCCGCAGGCTCGGTCTGGGCAGGCTCGCTCTGGGCGAGGGCGGGATAGGCGGCGAACAATGCGATCGAGGCGATGCCCGCCTTGAGGAAACCGGTAGTGTTGAGACCCGTCAACATGCTTCTCCTTGTGATTAACTCGGTAATCAGACGGTCACGCTGTTGAAACCGTTCCGTGCTGGGAAGCGCGGAACGGCGAGTCGTGGGATTCAAGGGACGGCAGGCGAGCGCAAAACAGCTCGTCGGAATGAGGCTACGCCCTGTCGCGCGCGCAAAATGTTGCGGTAATGCAATGAAATCCGGACCGGATTCGCAGAAACCCGGTCCGGCAGATCCTTTTATACCGAGCTGCGTAGAGAATGACTCATCAACTTCGATTGCTTGTTCCCCGGCGAAGGCCGGGGTCCAGTTCTGAGCTGGAGCTGGAC
This genomic stretch from Sphingobium sp. BYY-5 harbors:
- a CDS encoding right-handed parallel beta-helix repeat-containing protein, which codes for MHKMLGRLFLAFGIFLICSVSPANAQATRTWVSGVGDDANPCSRTAPCKTFAGAISKTAAGGSINTLDPGGFGTVTITKSITIRSDGIEAGVLAFSTTGVIINAGLTDRIVLEGLDIDGGNPGIDGVRILKAGEVIINDCVIRNFTNASSGAGVNINSPTKVRVTITDTLINNNLYGVRIQSNTTNDAHLKMFDSLLVANSTAGISVAGTGNDALISGNRFIGPKSLEILSGAQVTSYGDNVLTSGNPPTTTLPRS
- a CDS encoding sulfotransferase, which gives rise to MSDKRIDCFVAGVQKAGTTSLFGLLENHPQLAAPSRKELHFFDDERRDWAAPDYGELARFYTGSGDGMRFEVTPAYSFWPQSMDRLQRYNPDARIILLFRDPFERAWSHWCMQYARGKETLSFASAIRTERHRLEGLPPDAVERRYFSYVGRGRYGSQLRRILALFPRDQLLLLTAEAFARDQSGILASISDFLGIDGFPPMPPAWEHRRPAIPYPCEPRDEDRALIYDLLREEMDELAEHTRSHIRYPMHDPFRPGSDQAQEKPPPIR
- the yacG gene encoding DNA gyrase inhibitor YacG, whose amino-acid sequence is MSPKSASCPICGQPSQPQTRPFCGPACRDRDLLQWLGDGYRVPGPPADEAAQKNGNYGLDSEPD
- a CDS encoding ribonuclease, with product MAEWLYEEGIGEARAALIERGRLVEALIEREGDAARAGAVVQGRLIATVIPKRRGIVRLISGEEVLLEPIPPKLAEGANVLVEILREAIAEEGRPKRAKGRVPQPGIKPHPGPSLLQRIRATGIPVLPCPAHEEDRLEAHGWGELMEEAISGEIGTEAAALRLYLTPAMLLIDVDGSLPPAQLGPKGAKLAAQAIRRMGLSGSIGIDLPTMNNKDERMIAAAQIDKYLPLPFERTAVNGFGFLQIIRRRERANLMELLRENPVLTAALVLLRRAERHGQGGPATITAAPTIIDLLHKQPDWIEQLARRRGGAVTLQADAALSISAGHVA
- a CDS encoding nucleoside triphosphate pyrophosphatase, with protein sequence MRLILASASPRRRDLLGLIGVVPDAVDPADIDETPLKAEPPAAYAARVAADKGTLVAARHPGALILSGDTVVAVGRRILPKTESEEEARACLTLLSGRRHRVFSAITLIDADGRARHRLSDNVVIFKRLEQAEIDRYIASDEWRGKAGGYAIQGRAAGLIRAIQGSHSAIMGLPLYETRLLLKAAGYPLD
- the infA gene encoding translation initiation factor IF-1, encoding MAKEELLEMRGQVVELLPNAMFRVKLENDHEILGHTAGKMRKNRIRVLVGDEVLVELTPYDLTKGRITYRFK
- a CDS encoding adenosylmethionine--8-amino-7-oxononanoate transaminase, with translation MTSPVWHPFTQHGLNEPIPHIVRAEGAVLHLANGATLIDGISSWWVTTHGHCHPRIAAAIGRQAAQLDQLIFAGYTHGPAEEVARGLIDLAPCADGQPALKHVFYSDSGSTAVEVALKMALGYWHNLALDGREEVRSRILVLEHSYHGDTIGAMSVGARGVYNAAWAPLLFDVDTIPFPAHDREQACLDALEAACAQKPAAFIVEPLILGAGGMLVYSAPLLREMAAICRRHGVLFIADEVMTGWGRTGTLFACEQAGIVPDIMAVAKGITGGAIPLAATLATAPIFDAHRSTDRARLFYHSSSYTANAIACAAAAANLAIWREEDVLGRIAALAEGMATRLDELARHPAFAHPRQLGAIAAIDLVAPDAGYLSDLAPRLRAFFLERGLLLRPLGNTIYLMPPYCVDADQLDSLFAALHAAGEIFGAQP
- a CDS encoding DUF4168 domain-containing protein; this translates as MTGLNTTGFLKAGIASIALFAAYPALAQSEPAQTEPAAPAAPAPAAGAGNFSEADIKQFAAAAVAVTKIQQDSSIADTEKQPKMLAALQASGIPPEKFNQIGQAAAADPALQQRIQAAAPATPAPADPAAPAQPPQ